One window of Trichoderma breve strain T069 chromosome 3, whole genome shotgun sequence genomic DNA carries:
- a CDS encoding GCN5-like protein 1 (GCN5L1) domain-containing protein yields the protein MSTASSSGPRRPPNSNAIAGPSSSSSPRWFSQTQAASPPSAPSVPTLPSAETQRHVSEARAAVVASIGNMLDSELQSRAGILHSNAAALEKQERDVLRATDGLRKETQKLKAEADKAARKVKELGNVQNWAEVLERGFLVLEETVRLANGGEDSDEAGSQCTCSCSECGSDSDMDVEEGEGSDGGHGNANSGVENGAERRMDVDGMSDASRSLMDLDSSTGTGRAKGSETASISTG from the exons ATGTCGACAGCTTCGTCCAGCGGCCCGCGAAGGCCCCCCAACTCCAACGCCATAGCCggcccatcatcatcatcatcccctcGCTGGTTCTCCCAAACCCAAGCCGCCTCACCTCCATCCGCCCCGTCCGTG CCCACGCTGCCCTCGGCCGAAACCCAGCGGCACGTCTCCGAGGCGCGCGCCGCCGTGGTCGCCTCCATCGGCAACATGCTCGACTCGGAGCTGCAGTCGCGCGCGGGCATCCTGCACTCGAACGCCGCCGcgctggagaagcaggagcGCGACGTGCTGCGCGCCACCGACGGTCTGCGCAAGGAGACGCAGAAGCTGAAAGCCGAGGCGGACAAGGCCGCCCGCAAAGTCAAGGAGCTGGGCAACGTCCAGAACTGGGCCGAGGTGCTGGAGCGCGGGTTCCTCGTGCTGGAGGAGACCGTGAGGCTGGCTAATGGGGGCGAGGACTCGGACGAGGCGGGCAGTCAGTGtacttgcagctgcagcgagTGCGGCAGCGATTCGGACATGGACGTtgaagagggcgagggcaGTGATGGCGGTCATGGAAATGCCAACAGTGGTGTTGAGAACGGTGCTGAGAGGAGAATGGATGTGGATGGCATGTCGGATGCCAGTCGAAGCTTGATGGACCTCGACTCGAGTACCGGCACGGGGCGAGCAAAGGGGTCCGAGACGGCGTCTATTTCGACGGGGTGA
- a CDS encoding 3-oxo-5-alpha-steroid 4-dehydrogenase domain-containing protein, whose product MASLTTLKLTNRSPKQPIKKLPPTIDLPANATVEDVKKLIAKQAGFSDHNRIGLFYTSTRKTLKDRRAVIAEDKDVAEAGEVLVKDLGVQIAWRTVFVVEYLGPILIHGAAVAARPYLLKDPSMSPTQWLSFGMIVAHFAKRELETLFVHKFSANTMPARNIFKNSFFYWAISGALCAWSIYYSPWSLAARANDPIVDAVGTALYLFGEISNALVHLYLSTLRSTGGTERKIPHGYGFSLVTCPNYMYEVLAWVGIITASRDWSVALFITIGAIQMFIWAKGKERAYRKEFGDKYKKKRFVMLPGLL is encoded by the exons ATGGCTTCTCTAACGACTCTCAAGCTGACGAATCGCT CTCCCAAGCAGcccatcaagaagcttccCCCAACCATCGACCTCCCTGCCAACGCCAcggttgaagatgtcaagAAGTTGATTGCGAAGCAAGCTGGCTTCAGCGACCACAACCGCATTGGCCTGTTTTACACGTCGACCAGGAAGACGCTCAAGGACCGCAGGGCTGTGATTGCAGAGGACAAGGATGTTGCCGAGGCTGGCGAAGTGCTGGTCAAGGATCTCG GCGTCCAAATCGCATGGAGAaccgtcttcgtcgtcgaaTACCTGGGCCCCATCCTCATCCACGgcgccgccgtcgccgcccGGCCGTACCTGCTGAAGGACCCGTCCATGTCGCCAACGCAGTGGCTCAGCTTCGGCATGATCGTCGCCCACTTTGCCAAGCGCGAGCTCGAGACGCTTTTCGTCCACAAGTTCTCGGCAAACACGATGCCCGCCcgcaacatcttcaagaacAGCTTCTTCTACTGGGCCATCTCCGGCGCCCTCTGCGCCTGGTCCATCTACTACAGCCCCTGGTCACTGGCCGCCCGCGCCAACGACCCTATTGTCGATGCTGTTGGCACCGCGCTCTACCTGTTTGGTGAGATTAGCAACGCCCTGGTGCACCTGTACCTGTCTACTCTGCGGTCCACCGGCGGCACTGAGCGCAAGATCCCGCACGGCTACGGCTTCTCGCTCGTCACCTGCCccaactacatgtacgaggtTCTGGCGTGGGTGGGCATCATTACTGCTAGCCGTGACTGGTCTGTTGCGCTTTTCATCACCATTGGTGCCATCCAGATGTTCATCTGGGCTAAAGGCAAGGAGAGGGCATACCGCAAGGAGTTTGGCGACaagtacaagaagaagcgcttcGTCATGCTTCCAGGGCTGCTGTAA
- a CDS encoding ribosomal protein s8e domain-containing protein: MGISRDSRHKRSASGAKRAYYRKKRAFEAGRQGANTKIGAKRIHTVRTRGGNHKYRALRLDSGNFAWASEGCTRKTRVIAVAYHPSNNELVRTNTLTRSAIVQIDAAPFRQWYESHYGQPIGRRRQKAQAAKEGKEVEEVKKSKSVEKKQAARYAANGKVESAVEKQFEAGRLYAVVTSRPGQSGRCDGYVLEGEELAFYQKKLHK, encoded by the exons ATGGGTATCTCTCGTGACTCTCGCCACAAGCGCTCCGCCTCCGGTGCCAAGCGCGCCTACTACC GGAAGAAGCGCGCTTTCGAGGCTGGCCGCCAGGGTGCCAACACCAAGATCGGCGCCAAGCGAATCCACACCGTCCGCACTCGTGGTGGTAACCACAAGTACCGTGCCCTGCGTCTCGACTCCGGCAACTTCGCCTGGGCCTCCGAGGGCTGCACCCGCAAGACCCGTGTCATTGCCGTCGCCTACCACCCTTCCAACAACGAGCTGGTCCGAACCAACACCCTGACCCGTAGCGCCATCGTCCAGATCGACGCTGCTCCTTTCCGACAGTGGTACGAGTCCCACTACGGCCAGCCCATCGGCCGTAGACGCCAGAAGGCccaggccgccaaggagggcaaggaggtcgaggaggtcaagaagagcaagtccgtcgagaagaagcaggctGCTCGCTACGCCGCCAACGGCAAGGTCGAGTCCGCTGTTGAGAAGCAGTTCGAGGCCGGTCGTCTGTACGCCGTTGTCACCAGCCGTCCCGGCCAGTCCGGCCGCTGTGACGGTTACGTCCTGGAGGGTGAGGAGCTGGCTTTCtaccagaagaagctgcacaAATAA
- a CDS encoding rab-GTPase-TBC domain-containing protein, translating into MPQPDDAASQHSSEGSLKERRPSLTDSDADTDTFEDAVDAASVRSLTKRSVSNSKPQPPPPEADATKSDADSDSEEEEEEEEANSVKSEEKPEPPSRGSSPVSHRISNISNTSNLDVVNLDDDAAPQHQDPASPSDKDQLSRTTSLNNTPAAAQPSSPDKSLPPIPTASTATPAAAPPAAAPTPAPAPVGRRLTSPFSWLSRNSSKDKDVNSTLTTQPSARRNTASSVGTVGSNPEMMLSKLEEEREGDGKASNRNSLKDRFKVLRMQQESGAPLTINTEDIPDETAEGEALPAADLPPKSPLPPPNASLAPGTAVGISVGPSETATSQVDWDLWQSVVYEGPAAVARSSAEELNKAIATGIPSAIRGVIWQVLAQSKSEDLEGVYRDLLARGTEKENRNRHSSSTAASSFSNANLSVQSGDGVASSASSVNSEQSGGSGVKGDKKEDKNAEAIAKAQAAAVAERMRKEKEDIASIQRLEKVIRRDLGARTSYSKYAAAAGLQEGLFGVCKAYALFDEGVGYAQGMNFLIMPLLFNMPEQEAFCLLVRLMNHYGLRDLFIHDMPGLHRHLYQFERLLEDLEPALYCHLHRRGISPHLYATPWFLTLFAYRFPLQLVLRIYDLILSEGLSAIIRFGIVLMQKNTATLLEISDMQQLTTYLKDKLFDVYIDKDPSQGSLLENGFFGSSSSSIDKEIYRADQLVRDACEIKLSAELLEGYTAEWEEKTKAEKERETEVKELRTNNQSLTIKVRKLEERVEVADREQADLATELVHTKVENDELKDEVEALRNQVQELKKVIENQPLEIEETWKLERDDLMKRNEKVHLENEKVEKELAELEEELVQTKLRYAEIAGQHETLSRKWTELKRQFV; encoded by the exons ATGCCGCAGCCAGACGACGCAGCTTCCCAGCACTCGAGCGAGGGGTCGCTGAAGGAGAGACGTCCGTCCCTTACCGACTCCGATGCTGATACG GATACTTTCGAAGACGCCGTAGACGCCGCCTCCGTACGATCCCTGACCAAGAGATCTGTATCTAACTCGAAACCTCAACCTCCCCCGCCGGAGGCGGATGCCACCAAATCCGATGCTGATAGCGACagtgaggaagaggaagaagaagaggaggccAATTCAGTCAAGAGCGAGGAAAAGCCAGAACCCCCGTCACGCGGCTCATCGCCAGTGTCACAtcgcatctccaacatctccaacacATCAAATCTCGATGTTGTCAATttggacgatgatgctgcccCACAACACCAGG ACCCCGCGAGCCCCTCTGACAAGGACCAGCTGAGCAGAACAACATCTCTAAACAATACTCCTGCCGCTGCACAACCTTCGTCGCCGGACAAGAGCTTGCCGCCCATTCCCACCGCCTCGACCGCtactccagcagcagcaccacccGCTGCGGCTCCCACACCCGCCCCTGCACCGGTAGGCAGGAGACTGACCAGCCCGTTCTCTTGGCTGTCCAGGAATTCTAGTAAAGACAAAGACGTCAATTCGACTTTAACCACCCAGCCATCTGCCCGCCGAAACACTGCTAGCTCCGTCGGTACTGTGGGTAGCAACCctgagatgatgttgagcaagcttgaggaagaaagagagggtGATGGCAAGGCATCCAACCGGAATAGCCTCAAAGATCGATTCAAGGTGCTTCGGATGCAGCAGGAATCTGGTGCTCCGCTTACCATAAACACCGAGGACATCCCGGACGAAACTGCCGAGGGTGAAGCGCTGCCGGCAGCTGACTTGCCTCCCAAATCCCCCTTGCCCCCTCCAAATGCAAGCTTGGCGCCCGGAACGGCAGTCGGCATCAGCGTTGGCCCCTCAGAGACGGCGACGTCACAAGTTGATTGGGACCTTTGGCAATCCGTCGTTTATGAAGGTCCCGCTGCTGTTGCACGGTCGAGTGCCGAGGAGTTGAACAAAGCTATTGCCACTGGTATTCCCAGTGCTATTCGCGGCGTCATTTGGCAAGTGCTGGCACAGAGCAAGAGTGAAGACTTGGAGGGAGTTTACAGGGACCTCCTTGCTAGGGGAacggagaaagaaaacaggaatcggcacagcagcagcacagcagcaagcagcttTAGCAATGCCAATCTCAGTGTTCAGAGCGGTGACGGAGTAGCGTCATCTGCGTCATCTGTTAACTCTGAGCAGTCGGGTGGCTCAGGTGTCAAGGGTGACAAGAAAGAGGATAAGAATGCTGAGGCCATCGCCAAGGCCCAGGCTGCGGCTGTGGCAGAGAGGATGcgcaaagagaaagaagacatTGCCTCCATTCAGAGGTTGGAGAAGGTCATTCGCCGTGACCTCGGTGCCCGCACCAGTTATTCTAAATATGCAGCAGCCGCGGGACTTCAGGAGGGTCTTTTCGGCGTTTGCAAGGCGTATGCTCTCTTTGACGAAGGTGTTGGCTATGCTCAGGGCATGAACTTCCTGATTATGCCCCTGTTGTTCAACATGCCGGAGCAGGAGGCATTCTGCCTGCTTGTCCGCCTGATGAACCATTACGGCCTGCGGGACCTCTTTATCCATGATATGCCTGGACTTCATCGACACTTGTATCAGTTTGAGAGACTACTGGAAGACCTTGAGCCTGCCCTGTactgccatcttcaccggAGAGGCATCTCTCCCCATCTCTACGCGACACCATGGTTCCTCACGTTGTTCGCCTACCGCTTCCCCCTCCAACTTGTCCTAAGAATTTACGACTTGATTCTCTCAGAAGGCCTTTCTGCTATTATTCGGTTTGGTATCGTTCTGATGCAGAAGAACACCGCAACTCTGCTGGAGATTTCTGACATGCAGCAACTCACCACATATCTAAAAGATAAGCTATTTGATGTCTATATCGACAAGGACCCTAGCCAAGGAAGTCTCTTGGagaatggcttctttggcagctccagctcaagCATTGACAAGGAGATTTACAGAGCAGATCAGCTGGTGAGGGATGCCTGCGAAATCAAGCTCTCCGCGGAGCTTCTTGAAGGATACACTGCAgagtgggaagaaaagacaaaggccgaAAAGGAGCGGGAAACCGAAGTCAAGGAACTCCGAACAAACAATCAGAGCCTCACAATCAAAGTTCGaaagctggaggagagagtTGAGGTTGCTGATCGCGAGCAAGCTGACCTTGCTACGGAACTCGTCCACACAAAGGTTGAGAATGACGAACTGAAggatgaggttgaggccCTCAGGAACCAAGTTcaagagctcaagaaggtGATTGAGAATCAACCCTTGGAGATTGAGGAAACTTGGAAGCTTGAGCGCGATGACTTGATGAAGCGTAATGAAAAGGTTCACTTGGAGAACGAGAAAGTTGAAAAGGAGTTggctgagctggaagaggagctggtCCAGACAAAGCTGCGATATGCCGAG ATTGCTGGTCAACATGAGACCCTGAGCCGGAAGTGGACTGAGTTGAAGCGCCAGTTTGTCTAG